The Mustela nigripes isolate SB6536 chromosome 4, MUSNIG.SB6536, whole genome shotgun sequence genome includes a window with the following:
- the IGFBP1 gene encoding insulin-like growth factor-binding protein 1 translates to MPELPAACAWPLLLLLAIQPGTTAGAPQPWHCAPCSAEKLALCPPVPDSCAEAAPPASCGCCPMCALPQGAACGVVTARCATGLSCRARPEEPRPLHALIRGQGVCGPSDPEADAKESSESSEITQEQLLENFHLMAPSEEDMPVLWNAVSNYKTMRSGYALDTDSDKLKEPCRRELHRILAQLAEEHQSPRHLNNFYLPNCNKNGFYHSRQCRTATDGQRGLCWCVYPWSGERIPGSVEVRGDPNCNQYFAVHS, encoded by the exons ATGCCTGAGCTCCCCGCTGCCTGCGCCTGGCCGCTTCTGCTCCTGCTGGCCATCCAGCCGGGCACGACGGCGGGCGCCCCCCAGCCATGGCACTGCGCGCCCTGCTCCGCGGAGAAGCTCGCGCTTTGCCCTCCCGTACCCGACTCATGCGCTGAGGCCGCCCCACCCGCCAGCTGCGGCTGCTGCCCGATGTGCGCCCTGCCACAGGGCGCCGCCTGCGGGGTGGTCACTGCGCGCTGCGCCACGGGCCTCAGCTGCCGAGCGCGACCAGAGGAGCCCCGGCCGCTGCACGCGCTCATCCGCGGCCAAGGCGTCTGCGGGCCCAGCGATCCCGAAGCAG ATGCCAAGGAGTCATCGGAGAGCTCTGAGATCACCCAGGAGCAGCTCCTGGAGAATTTCCATCTGATGGCACCGTCTGAGGAGGACATGCCCGTCCTCTGGAATGCAGTCAGTAACTACAAGACCATGAGGTCTGGGTATGCCTTGGACACAGACTCCGACAAGTTGAAG GAGCCGTGCCGGCGAGAGCTCCACAGGATATTGGCACAACTGGCCGAGGAACACCAGTCGCCCAGACACCTTAACAATTTCTACCTGCCCAACTGCAACAAGAACGGGTTCTATCACAGCAGACAG TGCCGGACCGCCACGGATGGCCAGCGGGGACTCTGCTGGTGTGTCTATCCCTGGAGCGGGGAGAGGATCCCGGGGTCTGTGGAGGTCAGAGGCGACCCCAACTGCAATCAGTATTTTGCCGTGCACAGCTGA